One region of Kogia breviceps isolate mKogBre1 chromosome 17, mKogBre1 haplotype 1, whole genome shotgun sequence genomic DNA includes:
- the LOC131744129 gene encoding large ribosomal subunit protein uL15-like, which yields MNQQVAKRRPQIQEVKQGDKTEKYAVDEGARGQVSLSHGHIGKHWKHPEVQGNAGGMHRHRINFNKYHPGYLGKVGMRHYHLKRNQNFCPTVNLDKLCTLVSEQTWVNAAKSKTVAAPIIYMVLSGYYKVLGKGKLPKQPVIMKAKFSSRRSEEKIKDVGGACVLVA from the exons atgaaCCAGCAggttgcaaaaaggagaccccagataCAGGAAGTTAAACAAGGtgacaagacagagaaatatgcagtagatgaaggagcaag GGGCCAAGTGAGCCTCAGCCACGGCCACATTGGCAAACACTGGAAGCACCCGGAAGTCCAGGGTAATGCTGGTGGCATGCATCGCCACAGGATCAACTTCAACAAATACCACCCAGGCTACCTTGGGAAAGTTGGTATGAGGCATTACCACTTAAAGAGGAACCAGAACTTCTGCCCAACTGTCAACCTTGATAAATTATGCACCTTGGTCAGTGAGCAGACTTGGGTAAATGCTGCAAAGAGCAAGACCGTAGCTGCTCCTATCATTTATATGGTGCTATCGGGCTACTACAAAGTTCTGGGGAAGGGAAAGCTCCCAAAGCAGCCTGTCATCATGAAGGCCAAATTCTCCAGCAGAAGATCTGAGGAGAAGATTAAGGATGTGGGTGGGGCTTGTGTCCTGGTAGCTTGA